The proteins below are encoded in one region of Patescibacteria group bacterium:
- the rplM gene encoding 50S ribosomal protein L13, with product MNTKLSDIKHDKHEVDASGQVLGRLATRISNLLVGKSKPYFVRHLDCGDFVTVKNAKAIKVTGRKQEKKVYTRFSGYPAGLKKVPMKNTAPEQVIRKAVLGMLPNNKLRDVWIARLKFI from the coding sequence ATGAACACAAAACTTTCTGACATTAAACACGACAAGCATGAGGTTGATGCTTCCGGCCAGGTACTGGGACGGCTGGCGACCAGAATCTCCAATCTTTTAGTTGGTAAGAGCAAACCCTATTTTGTCCGCCATTTAGATTGCGGCGATTTCGTGACGGTTAAAAACGCCAAAGCGATCAAAGTGACAGGTAGAAAACAGGAAAAAAAGGTTTATACTCGCTTTAGCGGTTACCCGGCAGGATTGAAAAAAGTGCCGATGAAAAATACAGCGCCGGAACAGGTGATCCGCAAAGCGGTGTTGGGAATGTTGCCGAATAACAAACTGCGTGACGTCTGGATCGCCAGATTAAAGTTTATCTAA
- a CDS encoding helix-turn-helix domain-containing protein, which yields MTTVGDILTNARNRKKLTLEQAEKATKIRRKFLEALEKNEFSKLPPGTFTKGFIKNYAAFLGLSVDDTLAFYRRQVNEEKISTLPVKNPAPPTPKSPFSSLSFTGVGVMILVILFFVYLVYSYLSFAGSPALALDTPAKNAVVNTDEIEVTGKTDPDATLMINNQAVSINENGTFSTKIDLTPGLNTITIIASNKFHRQTTITRNLRLEK from the coding sequence ATGACTACTGTTGGAGACATTCTGACTAATGCCCGTAACCGGAAAAAATTAACTTTAGAACAGGCGGAAAAAGCCACCAAAATCCGCCGGAAGTTTCTGGAAGCTCTGGAAAAAAACGAGTTCTCCAAACTGCCGCCGGGGACTTTTACTAAAGGCTTTATTAAAAATTACGCGGCTTTTTTAGGACTGTCCGTCGACGATACTCTGGCTTTCTACCGCCGCCAGGTTAACGAAGAAAAAATTTCCACCCTGCCAGTGAAAAATCCCGCTCCGCCGACGCCCAAGTCTCCTTTTTCTTCATTATCGTTTACCGGAGTCGGGGTCATGATCCTGGTAATTTTATTTTTTGTCTATTTGGTCTATTCCTACCTCAGTTTTGCCGGCTCTCCGGCCCTGGCTCTGGACACTCCGGCTAAAAACGCCGTCGTTAACACCGACGAAATTGAAGTAACCGGAAAAACCGATCCCGACGCTACTTTAATGATTAATAATCAAGCCGTTAGTATTAACGAAAACGGAACTTTCAGCACTAAAATTGACTTGACACCCGGCCTCAACACCATTACTATTATTGCAAGCAACAAATTCCACCGGCAAACAACAATTACCCGGAATTTACGCTTAGAAAAATGA
- a CDS encoding YtxH domain-containing protein: MSENKSSGGLITGLAIGAALGAGITFLFGTKKGKEIRDNVREKYPDFFDQLEDALGDVRENLSEEYETVVDEVQKVKDEVSSMTIGEASDAAKDAVVEKVDKLGVAVASLGKQIEKASAKPRLFKGIKRHK, encoded by the coding sequence ATGTCCGAAAACAAAAGTAGCGGAGGCTTAATAACCGGCTTAGCCATCGGCGCGGCTCTTGGTGCCGGAATAACTTTTCTGTTCGGAACTAAAAAGGGCAAGGAAATCCGGGATAATGTCCGGGAAAAATATCCCGATTTTTTCGATCAACTGGAGGATGCTTTGGGAGATGTCCGGGAAAATCTCTCCGAAGAATATGAAACTGTCGTGGATGAAGTTCAGAAAGTTAAGGACGAAGTTTCCAGTATGACTATTGGTGAAGCTAGCGACGCCGCCAAAGATGCCGTCGTGGAGAAGGTGGACAAGCTCGGCGTAGCTGTCGCCTCGCTGGGCAAACAAATTGAAAAAGCTTCTGCTAAACCCCGTTTGTTTAAGGGTATAAAACGCCACAAATAG
- the recA gene encoding recombinase RecA translates to MARGTGDDTSSAGANPKLAAIRLAMDQIEKQYGKGSIMKMGEAAPKMTTDVIPTGILPVDLALGVGGLPRGRIIEIYGPEASGKTTLMLTLIAQAQKVGGAAAFIDAEHALDPQWAEKLGVNLNELLISQPDTGEQALEIAETLIRSGGIDVVVIDSVAALVPKAEIEGEMGDSQMGLQARLMSQALRKLTGVINKSKTICIFTNQLRQKIGVMFGNPETTTGGLALKFYASVRMDIRKIEQLKEGDTVIGSRHRVKVVKNKVAPPFRVAEFNIYSASGPSYEDGLIDVGVELDVIQKSGAFLKYKDTMLGQGREAAREFLVENKKVAKQIEDEIYKKVKAGAASEKVVIGEENGKEE, encoded by the coding sequence ATGGCAAGAGGAACAGGAGACGACACTTCTTCAGCCGGAGCTAATCCCAAATTGGCCGCTATAAGACTGGCTATGGACCAGATCGAAAAGCAGTACGGCAAGGGTTCAATTATGAAAATGGGCGAAGCCGCTCCGAAAATGACCACTGATGTAATTCCGACAGGTATTCTTCCCGTAGATTTGGCTTTGGGTGTGGGCGGTTTGCCGCGGGGCAGAATTATCGAAATTTACGGTCCTGAAGCTTCCGGAAAGACAACTCTTATGCTGACTTTAATTGCCCAGGCCCAAAAAGTGGGTGGCGCGGCAGCCTTTATTGATGCAGAACACGCTCTTGATCCGCAATGGGCGGAAAAACTGGGAGTTAATTTAAACGAACTTCTGATTTCCCAACCGGATACCGGCGAGCAGGCATTGGAAATTGCTGAAACTTTGATCCGCTCCGGAGGAATTGATGTTGTCGTAATTGACTCCGTGGCCGCGCTGGTTCCTAAGGCGGAAATTGAGGGCGAAATGGGCGATTCCCAGATGGGGCTTCAGGCCAGATTAATGTCTCAGGCCTTGCGCAAACTAACCGGAGTAATTAATAAATCAAAGACCATCTGCATTTTCACTAATCAGTTGCGCCAGAAAATCGGGGTCATGTTTGGCAACCCCGAAACGACCACCGGCGGTCTGGCTTTGAAATTCTACGCGTCGGTGCGGATGGATATCCGCAAGATTGAACAGCTTAAAGAAGGGGACACCGTTATTGGTAGCCGGCACAGAGTAAAAGTTGTCAAAAACAAAGTGGCTCCCCCATTCAGGGTTGCTGAATTTAACATCTATTCCGCTTCCGGTCCGTCATATGAAGATGGTCTGATTGATGTTGGCGTGGAACTGGATGTGATCCAGAAATCCGGCGCTTTCCTTAAATATAAGGACACCATGCTGGGCCAGGGTCGCGAAGCCGCCCGGGAATTCCTGGTGGAAAACAAAAAAGTCGCCAAGCAAATTGAGGATGAGATCTATAAAAAAGTGAAAGCCGGCGCCGCTTCCGAAAAAGTCGTCATCGGCGAAGAAAACGGAAAAGAAGAGTAG
- a CDS encoding PEGA domain-containing protein — protein MAAKKVLLIALGLFILMATVVGAKYLADKQSPELGSLQIDSIPSTEVVIDGKAVGKTPYLAEKIKPGEYQIKLQAWENKVKVLPGVLTYVSQELASLPEDSAGQILTLEKLPTDRFSELAVVSDPDGASVSIDGLEKGRASAVFKDLTSGDKVVIISLSGYADQIIHARLVAGFRLNAIVKLRKLTFEPQRQIKSTAELIASPSSDLTETSALIASSSATVKDNPLGFVRVRKTPDYTAEELGKIYPGEKYPVMMQNDNWVEIRWKDKEGWVAKDYLLIT, from the coding sequence ATGGCCGCAAAAAAAGTTCTTCTAATCGCCTTGGGATTATTCATCCTTATGGCCACAGTTGTGGGAGCAAAATACTTGGCTGATAAACAATCTCCGGAGTTAGGATCACTTCAGATCGATTCCATCCCTAGCACTGAAGTTGTCATTGACGGAAAAGCCGTGGGAAAAACGCCATATCTGGCAGAAAAAATAAAGCCAGGTGAATATCAAATAAAACTTCAGGCTTGGGAAAATAAAGTAAAAGTATTGCCGGGAGTTTTAACTTATGTCAGCCAAGAGCTGGCCTCTTTGCCAGAAGATTCTGCCGGCCAGATTCTGACTTTGGAAAAGCTACCGACGGATCGTTTTTCGGAGCTAGCTGTTGTTTCTGATCCTGACGGGGCTTCAGTATCAATTGATGGTTTGGAAAAAGGACGGGCCTCGGCGGTTTTTAAAGATCTAACTTCGGGAGACAAGGTAGTAATCATTTCTTTGTCCGGTTACGCTGATCAGATTATTCATGCCCGGCTCGTTGCCGGTTTCCGGCTAAATGCAATTGTGAAACTGCGCAAATTAACCTTTGAACCGCAGCGGCAAATCAAATCCACCGCGGAACTAATTGCCAGCCCCAGCTCAGACTTAACCGAAACCAGCGCCTTGATCGCTTCAAGTTCGGCAACAGTTAAAGACAACCCGCTGGGTTTTGTCAGGGTTAGAAAAACTCCTGATTACACGGCTGAGGAATTAGGAAAAATTTATCCCGGCGAAAAGTACCCCGTAATGATGCAGAATGATAATTGGGTGGAAATTCGCTGGAAAGATAAGGAAGGTTGGGTCGCAAAGGATTATTTATTGATAACGTAG
- a CDS encoding TlyA family RNA methyltransferase: MDEKKFVSRGGLKLEHALKEFGVDVTGMTVLDVGSSTGGFVDCLLQSGAAKVYALDTAYGEFAWKLRNDPRVVVIERQNILYLDTLPDKVDLVTIDVTFTSLNKILPKVREFLKPGGKIIALLKPQYERQDLALKHGGIIPQENLKEVVNSFKFRKITESPIKGGSGNTEYLILCE; encoded by the coding sequence ATGGACGAGAAGAAATTTGTGTCCAGAGGAGGATTGAAATTAGAACACGCTCTTAAGGAGTTTGGGGTGGACGTGACGGGGATGACCGTACTTGATGTTGGAAGTTCGACAGGAGGATTTGTAGATTGTTTACTGCAATCCGGTGCTGCCAAAGTATACGCGTTGGACACGGCCTATGGTGAGTTTGCCTGGAAACTGCGAAATGATCCTAGGGTAGTGGTCATTGAGAGACAGAATATATTGTACCTTGATACTCTACCGGATAAAGTGGACCTGGTAACGATAGACGTAACTTTTACTTCCCTGAATAAAATCCTTCCTAAAGTCCGGGAATTTCTCAAGCCGGGCGGGAAAATAATTGCCCTGTTAAAACCACAATATGAACGCCAGGATTTGGCGCTTAAACACGGGGGTATAATTCCCCAGGAGAACTTGAAAGAAGTTGTTAATAGTTTTAAATTTCGAAAAATAACTGAGTCACCGATCAAAGGCGGCTCCGGCAATACAGAATATCTAATTCTATGCGAATAA
- a CDS encoding mitochondrial small ribosomal subunit protein uS9m, with the protein MPKEKKTENNEQESATKWYFGVGRRKTAIARARVYPATAEVTIDGKKLEKGDTFVNGKPIEKYFPDPFAKSQYSELFRTTNTAGRFITTVVVEGSGLTGQLGATTLAIARALVQVDPKFRAILRKKDYMTRDPRMKEPKKPGLPGARKKKSSPKR; encoded by the coding sequence ATGCCGAAAGAGAAAAAAACAGAAAACAACGAACAGGAATCAGCCACCAAGTGGTACTTTGGTGTGGGCCGGCGCAAAACCGCTATCGCCAGGGCTCGGGTCTATCCGGCAACCGCTGAAGTAACCATCGACGGCAAAAAACTGGAAAAAGGCGACACTTTCGTTAACGGTAAGCCCATTGAAAAATATTTCCCCGATCCCTTTGCCAAAAGCCAATACAGCGAACTTTTTCGAACCACCAACACTGCCGGCCGGTTTATCACAACTGTCGTTGTGGAAGGTTCCGGTCTAACTGGGCAATTGGGAGCCACGACTCTGGCCATTGCCCGGGCTTTAGTGCAGGTGGATCCGAAATTTCGGGCCATTCTTCGCAAGAAAGATTACATGACCCGCGATCCGCGAATGAAAGAACCGAAGAAGCCTGGTCTTCCCGGCGCCCGCAAAAAGAAATCCTCTCCGAAGCGTTAA
- a CDS encoding UbiA prenyltransferase family protein — MAQTLYYLFREARPRQWIKNLTIFAAIFFTGEILNPQLLLTSFVAFLAFCAASSSMYIFNDLRDLEKDRLHPFKKNRPLASGKLNQKLAITAAILASIIALIMAATISTAFFFTIIAFYLLQFSYSMYLKNVILLDILAIAGSFILRVFAGEIATGFHIDIWLFLTVISVSLFLAIGKRRSELTLLSGWSGTVPIKTRATLSRYSEKMLDVYISMFANSAWITYAFYTFLQRPPILRQRIGDLFDQYNLDALQGRKWIMLTIPLVIYGIMRYLQLIYEKNEGESPEKVLLSDKALIITATVLGLMLFTTIYVINK; from the coding sequence ATGGCTCAAACTCTCTACTACCTTTTTCGGGAAGCCCGCCCCCGTCAATGGATAAAAAATCTGACAATTTTTGCCGCAATTTTTTTCACCGGCGAAATTCTTAATCCGCAATTACTACTTACCAGCTTTGTCGCCTTTTTGGCTTTTTGCGCTGCTTCCTCTAGCATGTACATTTTTAACGATCTTCGTGATCTGGAAAAAGACCGGCTTCATCCGTTTAAAAAGAATCGCCCTCTGGCTAGCGGAAAATTAAATCAAAAACTGGCAATTACCGCCGCAATCCTGGCCAGCATTATTGCCTTAATAATGGCGGCAACTATTAGCACCGCTTTCTTTTTTACGATAATTGCCTTTTATCTTCTGCAATTTTCCTACAGCATGTATTTGAAAAATGTCATCCTGCTGGATATTTTGGCCATTGCCGGAAGTTTTATTCTGCGGGTTTTTGCCGGAGAAATTGCCACCGGCTTTCATATTGATATCTGGTTATTCCTGACAGTTATTTCAGTCTCTTTGTTCTTGGCTATCGGTAAACGCCGGTCGGAACTGACTTTGCTTTCCGGCTGGAGCGGAACTGTTCCAATTAAAACCCGGGCAACCCTGTCCCGCTACAGTGAAAAAATGCTTGATGTCTATATTTCGATGTTTGCCAACTCCGCCTGGATCACCTACGCGTTTTACACTTTTTTGCAGCGTCCCCCTATTTTGCGCCAGCGCATTGGCGACCTTTTTGACCAATATAATTTAGACGCGTTGCAGGGGAGAAAGTGGATCATGTTGACAATTCCGTTAGTCATTTATGGAATTATGCGCTACTTACAGTTAATTTATGAAAAGAATGAGGGCGAGTCGCCGGAGAAAGTTTTGTTGTCTGACAAAGCCCTGATCATTACCGCCACCGTTTTGGGTTTAATGCTCTTTACGACGATCTACGTTATCAATAAATAA
- a CDS encoding RecX family transcriptional regulator, with amino-acid sequence MRITKLEYQKKNPERVSVYVDGKFATGLNVNDIVKLGLYNGQEISQDYLNKIIAESDFGKAFNASLNFLSFRPRSEYEIRQYLKRKKVEDIDGVVEKLRQIGQINDEQFAAWWVEQRSTFRPKGKRALEMELARKGIKVKLPKDKESEGEKAMRAIQKKLKLWSQEKLGEQKWREKIMRFLISRGFDYDTVEEVLAKLGAAR; translated from the coding sequence ATGCGAATAACTAAACTGGAATACCAGAAGAAAAACCCGGAGCGGGTTAGTGTTTATGTCGATGGGAAATTTGCGACCGGGCTGAATGTGAACGATATCGTTAAACTAGGTTTATATAATGGTCAAGAAATTTCTCAGGACTACTTAAATAAGATCATTGCGGAAAGCGATTTCGGAAAGGCGTTTAATGCTTCTCTGAATTTTCTCTCGTTTAGGCCGAGATCCGAATACGAAATACGCCAATACCTGAAAAGAAAAAAAGTAGAGGATATTGATGGCGTGGTGGAAAAACTGAGACAAATAGGACAAATTAATGATGAACAATTTGCGGCCTGGTGGGTAGAACAACGCAGTACTTTTAGACCTAAAGGAAAACGAGCGCTGGAAATGGAATTGGCTCGTAAAGGCATCAAAGTGAAATTACCAAAAGACAAAGAGTCGGAAGGAGAGAAAGCCATGCGGGCAATTCAGAAGAAACTAAAACTATGGTCTCAGGAAAAGCTGGGCGAGCAAAAGTGGCGGGAAAAGATTATGCGGTTTCTAATTTCGAGAGGATTTGACTATGACACGGTTGAAGAAGTTCTTGCAAAATTGGGAGCCGCGCGGTAA
- the rny gene encoding ribonuclease Y — translation MSFFSRLTRTVGNNKTHKIVNRAGSAKTLPLKPEPKTDGKAAFEAETQAREIVFAAKEEAIKIRAAAEDEARRLRQEVVELERRLAQKEEALDQKTASLNSQLQQTEQTREEVEKIKADQLARLQKIAGLSVDEAKEKILSAVEESSRSEAGKMIRAVLDEAKEEADTKAREIIVSEMIHGATDLVAEYTVSTVTVPNEEVKGRIIGKEGRNIRAFEKATGVDVELDEEGVIRLSSFDSVRREVARVSLERLIRDTRIQPARIEEVVAQVKREIERIIADEGEKLCHSVGVYNLPRPIVELLGKFKYRFSYGQNMIVHTTEETKIGIAIAQEIGADVNIVRLGCLLHDIGKVIDSEEGSHAALGAQFLRKFGIPEKVIACVEEHHEEKPFSSAESMIVYLADAISGSRPGARYEDLERYLTRMKQLEEICKSFSGVSEAWVFQAGREVRVLVSPEKVNDNEAAAIAFKIKERIEQEIKEFPGQIKITVIRELRVAETAK, via the coding sequence ATGTCATTTTTTTCGCGATTAACCCGAACAGTCGGGAATAACAAAACCCACAAAATCGTTAATAGAGCCGGTAGCGCTAAAACCTTGCCCCTTAAACCTGAGCCGAAAACTGACGGTAAAGCGGCTTTTGAAGCCGAAACTCAGGCCAGAGAGATTGTTTTTGCGGCCAAGGAAGAAGCCATTAAAATCCGGGCGGCGGCCGAGGACGAAGCCAGGAGGTTACGTCAGGAAGTAGTGGAACTGGAAAGACGTCTGGCCCAGAAAGAAGAGGCTTTAGATCAAAAAACGGCCAGCTTAAATTCGCAGCTGCAGCAGACCGAACAAACCCGGGAAGAAGTTGAAAAAATTAAAGCTGATCAGCTTGCGCGGTTGCAAAAAATTGCCGGCCTGTCCGTTGACGAAGCCAAAGAAAAAATTCTATCAGCCGTCGAAGAGAGTTCCCGAAGCGAAGCCGGAAAGATGATCAGGGCAGTTTTAGACGAAGCCAAAGAAGAGGCCGATACTAAAGCCAGGGAAATTATTGTTTCCGAAATGATCCATGGAGCCACGGACCTGGTGGCGGAATATACCGTTTCTACAGTGACTGTTCCTAATGAAGAAGTTAAAGGAAGAATTATCGGTAAGGAAGGCCGCAATATCCGGGCTTTTGAGAAAGCGACCGGAGTGGATGTAGAACTAGATGAAGAAGGAGTGATTAGACTTTCCAGTTTTGATTCTGTCCGTCGGGAGGTTGCCCGGGTTTCCCTGGAACGCTTGATCCGGGATACCAGAATCCAACCCGCAAGAATAGAAGAAGTGGTAGCTCAGGTTAAGCGGGAAATTGAAAGAATTATTGCGGATGAAGGGGAAAAATTATGCCACAGTGTCGGAGTCTATAATCTGCCGCGGCCGATTGTGGAGCTCCTGGGAAAATTCAAATACCGTTTCTCTTATGGCCAGAACATGATTGTTCATACCACGGAAGAAACAAAAATCGGGATTGCCATCGCGCAGGAAATCGGTGCGGATGTAAATATCGTTCGTCTGGGATGTTTACTTCACGACATCGGAAAAGTTATTGATTCCGAGGAAGGATCACATGCTGCCTTGGGGGCTCAGTTTTTGCGCAAGTTTGGCATTCCAGAGAAAGTTATTGCCTGTGTCGAAGAGCATCATGAAGAAAAACCTTTCTCTTCGGCTGAGTCGATGATCGTCTATCTGGCTGACGCTATTTCCGGATCACGGCCAGGAGCCAGATATGAAGACCTGGAAAGATATTTGACACGCATGAAACAACTGGAAGAGATTTGTAAAAGTTTTTCGGGAGTTTCGGAGGCTTGGGTTTTTCAAGCCGGGCGGGAAGTTCGAGTCCTGGTTTCTCCGGAAAAAGTTAACGATAACGAAGCAGCTGCCATTGCCTTTAAAATTAAAGAGCGAATTGAACAGGAAATTAAGGAATTTCCGGGGCAAATTAAAATTACGGTCATCCGGGAGCTACGGGTGGCTGAAACCGCCAAATAA
- a CDS encoding undecaprenyl/decaprenyl-phosphate alpha-N-acetylglucosaminyl 1-phosphate transferase gives MNWPLFKNIAFLPLLISAILTFISVPAVIQIANYFGLIDDPTKRPHPAHTEQRIIPRAGGLALYFGLVLTAAMFIPFAKGIVGILLGAGLLVAVGLIDDYRDVHPYIRFGVNILAAILAVAGGAGIGFITNPISGGVMHFDTIRWSFEFLGKHSILPVADLLAIIWLAWCMNMVGWSGGVDGQLPGFVAISAVFIGILSFNLISIDNFPAWTGTALAFVTAGSYLGFLPWNFFPQKIMPGYGGKSLAGFLLGTLAILTTAKLGTAILVLGIPLIDAIFVKTADLLSKKNPMMASRNHLHHRLLDAGWSKRRIALFYWFVSAILGIIALNVNAKQKFFTFLVVAIVVGGLILWLKLSTTFFGKPAPVNG, from the coding sequence ATGAACTGGCCGCTTTTTAAAAACATTGCTTTCTTACCCCTCCTTATTTCTGCAATCTTAACTTTTATCTCAGTTCCAGCTGTCATCCAGATAGCAAACTATTTCGGCCTTATTGACGATCCGACAAAAAGACCTCACCCCGCCCACACTGAACAAAGAATTATTCCCCGGGCTGGCGGATTGGCTTTGTATTTTGGATTAGTGCTGACAGCCGCGATGTTTATTCCGTTTGCCAAAGGAATTGTGGGTATTCTGCTGGGAGCGGGATTGTTGGTAGCCGTCGGTTTAATTGACGACTATCGTGATGTCCATCCGTATATTCGTTTCGGGGTAAATATTCTGGCGGCGATTCTGGCTGTCGCCGGCGGGGCTGGCATTGGTTTCATCACCAATCCAATAAGCGGCGGGGTCATGCATTTTGACACCATCCGCTGGTCTTTTGAATTCTTAGGAAAACACAGCATCTTGCCGGTGGCTGATCTGCTGGCCATTATCTGGCTGGCCTGGTGTATGAATATGGTTGGCTGGAGTGGAGGTGTTGACGGACAGTTGCCTGGATTTGTAGCTATCTCCGCAGTTTTTATTGGTATCCTCTCGTTTAATCTGATTTCGATTGATAATTTCCCGGCCTGGACAGGAACCGCTCTGGCTTTCGTTACCGCCGGAAGTTACCTGGGATTTCTTCCCTGGAATTTTTTCCCCCAAAAGATTATGCCGGGCTATGGCGGTAAATCTCTGGCCGGGTTTTTATTGGGAACCTTGGCTATTCTCACTACGGCGAAACTGGGTACGGCAATTTTAGTGTTGGGTATTCCTTTAATTGATGCCATTTTTGTTAAGACTGCTGATCTTTTGTCAAAAAAGAATCCTATGATGGCCAGCCGCAATCATCTTCATCATCGACTCCTGGATGCCGGCTGGAGTAAGCGGCGGATTGCCTTGTTTTACTGGTTTGTCTCTGCTATATTGGGGATAATTGCCCTGAATGTTAATGCCAAGCAGAAATTCTTTACTTTTCTGGTTGTCGCTATTGTTGTTGGAGGATTAATTTTATGGCTCAAACTCTCTACTACCTTTTTCGGGAAGCCCGCCCCCGTCAATGGATAA
- a CDS encoding alanine--tRNA ligase has product MTHLELRDKFLAFWKDRGHGVIPSASLVPENDPSVLFITAGMHPLVPYLLGQPHPSGKRLVDVQKVIRTDDIDEVGDPIHHTFFEMLGNWSLGDYFKKEAIEWSYEFLTKDLKLDPNNLTITCFTGDKDAPKDEFSAKVWESLGIPKDRIKFLGKKDNWWGPAGETGPCGPDTEMHYKMNSGEFSEIWNNVFMEYNKTTDGKFEKLKQQNVDTGMGLERTLAVVNGFDDDYLTELWMPVIERLEQLSGKKYKQNLRSFRIIADHIRASVFAISDSVLPSNKQQGYILRRLIRRSVVQAKQLGINPESLNEIASIFIEIMSGVYPDLVSNREMISKVLLEEIQRFEKTLDKGLREFEKINTITGRDAFNLFQTFGFPWELTAELANQKGQKVDQEEFKNEFQKHQELSRTASAGMFRGGLVDHSETVTRYHSATHLLQAALRQVLGEHVHQEGSNLTSERLRFDFSHPQKLTPEEIKRVEDIVNEQIAKGLEQKKEILTYDESIKSGALAFFKERYPEKVTVYSFGNFSKEICGGPHVANTKEIGRFKIIKEEAVSAGIRRIYAKI; this is encoded by the coding sequence ATGACTCATTTGGAGCTACGAGATAAGTTTTTGGCGTTTTGGAAAGACCGCGGACACGGAGTTATTCCCAGCGCTAGCCTTGTACCGGAAAACGACCCCTCGGTTCTCTTTATTACGGCCGGTATGCATCCCCTGGTACCATACTTACTTGGTCAACCGCATCCTTCCGGTAAGCGTCTGGTTGATGTTCAAAAAGTTATCCGCACTGACGATATCGACGAAGTCGGTGATCCCATTCACCACACTTTTTTTGAAATGCTTGGCAATTGGTCTTTAGGAGATTATTTCAAGAAGGAGGCCATTGAGTGGTCCTATGAATTTTTAACAAAAGACTTAAAGCTTGACCCCAATAATTTAACAATTACCTGCTTCACCGGCGATAAAGATGCGCCTAAAGACGAATTTAGCGCTAAAGTTTGGGAGTCGTTGGGTATACCAAAAGACAGAATTAAGTTTTTAGGCAAAAAGGATAACTGGTGGGGCCCAGCAGGAGAAACTGGCCCATGCGGCCCCGATACCGAAATGCATTACAAAATGAATAGCGGCGAATTTTCTGAAATTTGGAACAACGTCTTTATGGAATATAACAAAACTACTGATGGAAAGTTTGAAAAACTGAAGCAACAAAATGTTGATACCGGAATGGGGTTAGAAAGAACTTTAGCTGTGGTTAACGGTTTTGACGATGACTACCTTACAGAACTTTGGATGCCGGTCATCGAAAGACTGGAACAACTTTCAGGAAAAAAATATAAGCAAAACTTAAGATCATTTAGAATTATCGCTGATCACATTCGCGCGTCTGTTTTTGCCATTTCCGATAGTGTTTTGCCGTCAAACAAACAACAAGGTTATATCCTTCGCCGTTTGATCCGTCGATCAGTTGTTCAGGCAAAGCAACTTGGAATCAATCCAGAAAGTTTAAACGAAATTGCCAGTATTTTTATTGAAATAATGTCCGGAGTTTACCCTGATCTTGTTTCGAACCGTGAGATGATCAGCAAAGTACTTTTAGAAGAAATCCAGCGGTTCGAAAAAACGTTAGATAAAGGTCTGCGGGAATTTGAAAAAATAAATACTATTACTGGTAGAGACGCCTTCAATTTATTTCAAACTTTTGGTTTTCCCTGGGAATTAACAGCAGAGCTGGCTAACCAGAAAGGACAAAAAGTTGATCAGGAAGAATTTAAAAATGAATTTCAAAAACATCAGGAGCTTTCAAGAACCGCCTCCGCCGGGATGTTTAGAGGCGGTTTAGTCGATCACTCCGAAACCGTAACCAGATATCATAGTGCTACCCACCTTCTTCAGGCCGCGTTACGGCAAGTCTTGGGAGAACATGTTCATCAAGAAGGATCCAATCTTACCAGTGAACGCCTTCGCTTCGACTTTTCTCATCCGCAAAAACTGACTCCCGAAGAGATTAAACGGGTAGAAGATATTGTTAATGAACAAATTGCCAAAGGCCTGGAACAAAAAAAAGAAATTTTGACCTATGACGAATCGATCAAGTCAGGCGCGCTGGCGTTTTTCAAAGAAAGATATCCGGAAAAAGTAACGGTTTATTCTTTTGGAAATTTCAGCAAAGAAATTTGCGGCGGCCCGCATGTGGCCAACACCAAAGAAATCGGAAGGTTTAAAATAATTAAGGAAGAAGCTGTTTCTGCCGGCATCCGGCGCATTTATGCCAAAATTTAA